CACCACGCGGCCAATGTCGTTCACCCCGGCGTAAGCCACGAGCCGCACCACGCAGGTCTGCGGGTCGATCTCCACCTCGCACAGGTGCGCGCCATTGGGCCAGGTAGGGCCGGCCACGGTGTGCGTGTGCTCCACGTAAATATGCCCCTCGGGCTGGCGAGCGGCGAGCTCGAAGAGGCCGATGCTGCGGTCCGTTCCCGCCACGGTAAAGCGCCCTTGCGCGTAGCGGATGTCGGGCTCGGCCACCTCCAGCTCGCTCGCCGCCAGGCGGCGCGCGCGCTGCAGCGTGTGCTGAGCGCCGGTGGCCATGGCAGAGCCCCCGGTAAAGAGCGAGCGCGAGCCGGCCGAGCCGTAGCCATTGCCCCGGTCGGTATCGCCCAGCACCACGCGCACGCTCGAAAGCGGCACGCCGAACACATCGACGACAAGCTGCGCGAGCGATGTGGCGATGCCCTGCCCCATCTGGTTGATTGCGGAATAGACCTCGATCACGCCGTCGGAGCGCAGGTCCAGGGTCACGCGCTCTTCAAACGCATTGCCGCCGGTCCATTCCAGAAAGGTGGCAAGCCCCAGGCCGCGCCACAGGCCGCGCTGGCGCGACGCCGCCGCGCGCGCCGCAAAGCCCTGCGCGTCGGCAAGCTGCAGCGCCTGGTCCAGCACATGCTCGAAACGCCCCACGTCGTAGGTCTGGCCCATGGGGTTGGTGTAGGGCATCTGCTCTGGGCGGATGAAGTTGCGCCGGCGCAGGGCGACGCGGTCCATGCCGATCTGGCGCGCGGCCTCGTCCATCAGGCGCTCGATGTTGAAGATGGCTTCGGGCCGGCCCGCGCCGCGGTAGGCGCCGGTGGGCGCCTGGTGGGTGAGCACGGCGCGAAAGTGAAAGTCGATCAGCGGGATGTCGTACACGCTGGTCTGCACCCAGGGGCCGACGAGCAACTGGATGGCGGTGTTGGTTGCGGTAGGAAAGGCGCCGACGTTGGCGTCCGAATGCACGCGCAGCGCGAGGATGCGCCCCTGCTCGTCGAGCGCGAGCGCCGCATGCGACTGCACGTCGCGCCCGTGGGTGGTCGAGAGAAATTCCTCGCTGCGCTCGCCCATCCAGCGCAGCGCCCGCCCCGAGGCGCGCGCGGCCCAGGCCAGCGCCGCCTCTTCGGGGTAGGAGCCGACCTTCATGCCAAAGCCCCCGCCCACATCGCCGACCTGCACGCGCACCGCCTCGGGCGCAAGCCCCAGGGCCAGCGCCACGTTCTTGCGCACCGAGGTCGGCATCTGCGAGGAGATCTG
The DNA window shown above is from Comamonas sp. NLF-1-9 and carries:
- a CDS encoding xanthine dehydrogenase family protein molybdopterin-binding subunit, which produces MTEASDSVATRFGSGRAVQRMEDDALLQGQGRYVQNLCAPGDAWAVFVRSPHAHARILGVDLTAARAMPGVVAVYGGADLQAAGVPAMKAGVGFKRADGSPCAAPARHLLAAERVHYVGEAVALVLALSLQQAQDAAEAVQVDYEALPCVPSLEAALARQAQVTPEVPDNIACEARHGDAAATAAAFERAAHVVQLTLVHQRVVALTLEPRSVRALWDAHAGRLLMQISSQMPTSVRKNVALALGLAPEAVRVQVGDVGGGFGMKVGSYPEEAALAWAARASGRALRWMGERSEEFLSTTHGRDVQSHAALALDEQGRILALRVHSDANVGAFPTATNTAIQLLVGPWVQTSVYDIPLIDFHFRAVLTHQAPTGAYRGAGRPEAIFNIERLMDEAARQIGMDRVALRRRNFIRPEQMPYTNPMGQTYDVGRFEHVLDQALQLADAQGFAARAAASRQRGLWRGLGLATFLEWTGGNAFEERVTLDLRSDGVIEVYSAINQMGQGIATSLAQLVVDVFGVPLSSVRVVLGDTDRGNGYGSAGSRSLFTGGSAMATGAQHTLQRARRLAASELEVAEPDIRYAQGRFTVAGTDRSIGLFELAARQPEGHIYVEHTHTVAGPTWPNGAHLCEVEIDPQTCVVRLVAYAGVNDIGRVVNPLIVRGQLVGGAVQGAGQALMERVVYDDASGQLLTGSLMDYCAPRAQDFACEFRMEMDESTPCSNNLLGVKGVGELGTIGAAPCVVNAVADALARAGRADAAPRLQMPVSAARLWTLLHG